From a region of the Spelaeicoccus albus genome:
- a CDS encoding TetR/AcrR family transcriptional regulator — MRIPIDDRRAALVAAALRVIARDGVQAASTRAVTAEAGMSLASFHYAFASRDELLRRVIDTVIADERAATERILATGGTLHELLRGGLAAYLTLLRANPHHEQAMLELTFYALRTPSLRGLAAKQYGSYESLAAGLLGAAARHTGTRWTLPLGDVARLAIALTDGMTTTWLADRNDAGADRLADVAADLLASLAADDEP; from the coding sequence ATGCGCATTCCCATCGACGACCGACGCGCGGCGCTCGTCGCCGCAGCCTTGCGGGTCATTGCCCGTGACGGCGTCCAGGCCGCCTCAACCCGCGCCGTCACTGCCGAAGCCGGCATGTCGTTGGCCAGTTTCCATTACGCGTTCGCCTCTCGCGACGAATTGCTGCGCCGCGTCATCGACACCGTCATCGCCGACGAACGCGCGGCCACCGAGCGAATTCTCGCCACCGGCGGAACGCTCCACGAGTTGTTGCGCGGTGGGCTCGCCGCGTACTTGACGTTGCTGCGGGCCAACCCCCACCACGAACAAGCGATGCTCGAACTGACCTTTTACGCATTGCGCACCCCAAGCTTGCGCGGACTTGCCGCCAAACAATACGGATCGTACGAGTCGCTGGCCGCCGGCTTGCTCGGCGCGGCCGCCCGACACACCGGTACGCGCTGGACACTGCCGCTGGGTGACGTCGCCCGCCTGGCCATTGCACTGACCGACGGCATGACGACGACATGGCTTGCCGACCGTAACGACGCCGGGGCCGATCGCCTTGCCGATGTGGCCGCCGACTTGCTTGCGTCCCTTGCCGCGGACGACGAACCGTGA
- a CDS encoding GNAT family N-acetyltransferase — protein MTSWSGLTPAEAYAVLRLRCRVFVVEQECAYLDLDGRDLDDATEHVLISNGDDVAAYLRVLPAGLEVGHSLDPAGRAIGRVVTHPDHRGRGLAGSLLQAVISTHGDSLLTMHAQSHLTGWYARYGFTPCGPDFLDDGIPHTPLQRTAASSPGPAVMA, from the coding sequence GTGACGTCGTGGTCGGGTTTGACCCCCGCCGAAGCGTACGCCGTCCTGCGCTTGCGCTGCCGCGTGTTCGTCGTCGAGCAGGAGTGCGCGTACCTCGATCTTGACGGGCGGGACCTCGACGACGCCACCGAGCACGTGCTCATTTCGAACGGCGACGACGTAGCCGCCTATCTGCGGGTGCTGCCGGCCGGGCTAGAGGTCGGTCATTCGCTCGATCCCGCCGGCCGCGCCATCGGACGCGTCGTGACTCACCCGGACCATCGTGGCCGGGGCTTGGCCGGGTCGTTGTTGCAAGCCGTCATCTCGACGCACGGTGATTCGTTGTTGACCATGCACGCCCAATCGCACTTGACCGGCTGGTACGCCCGGTACGGTTTCACGCCGTGCGGGCCGGATTTTCTCGACGACGGAATACCGCACACGCCGCTGCAACGCACAGCTGCCTCTTCCCCCGGGCCCGCCGTCATGGCATGA
- the msrB gene encoding peptide-methionine (R)-S-oxide reductase MsrB yields MTEQTERTDPQAITDDEWRRRLTPEEYRVLRQAATEPPFTGEYVDTDSVGSYQCRACGAELFTSDTKFGSHCGWPSFYTPLAEDRVHYIRDTTMGMERVEVRCAQCNSHLGHVFTGEGYDTPTDERYCINSISLRLVPATSEDRAADA; encoded by the coding sequence ATGACTGAACAAACCGAACGAACCGATCCACAGGCCATCACCGACGACGAATGGCGCCGCCGGTTGACCCCGGAGGAGTACCGGGTGCTCCGCCAAGCGGCGACCGAACCGCCGTTCACGGGCGAGTACGTCGACACCGATTCCGTCGGCAGTTACCAGTGCCGGGCGTGCGGCGCCGAGTTGTTCACGTCCGACACGAAGTTCGGATCGCACTGCGGCTGGCCGTCGTTCTACACCCCGCTCGCCGAAGACCGGGTGCACTACATCCGCGACACGACGATGGGGATGGAACGCGTCGAAGTCCGCTGTGCGCAGTGCAATTCGCACTTGGGCCACGTGTTCACCGGCGAAGGCTATGACACGCCGACCGACGAGCGGTACTGCATCAATTCGATAAGCCTGCGGCTCGTGCCGGCGACGTCCGAAGACCGCGCCGCTGACGCATGA
- a CDS encoding alpha/beta hydrolase family protein yields MKRTPSKPARTPWVFLGIGAGASLAAVLSAATSGLAAYFARRIVVPERAEEPLEILHVSGFDGEMSILLAADDETMVPGRYGLVFDGGRGHARIGDILEYDPRAGTVLRSVLGVDAGTLRKARRGRWSAAYYRNPDAAGVPSTEITMHSDAGELPAWCIPGNPSAVEGFTDVWAILIHGRGGTRAAGLSAVRPLRRLGITSLAIAYRNDAEVQPPDDSRYGLGDTEWLDVDAAIEYALDHGARRIVLFGWSMGGAIAFQSASRSRFKSAISALVLDAPVVDWFAVLDRQAKINKLPTPVARLSLSMISRPWARWITGLETPLDLHRMDWVTRAAELDKPVLLIHSDDDDFVPSRPSHLLARARSDLVTMPVYDTARHTKEWNVDPERWDDDVARFLSGVLSRPGSRGD; encoded by the coding sequence ATGAAAAGGACCCCCTCGAAGCCGGCTCGCACGCCGTGGGTGTTTCTCGGAATAGGCGCCGGTGCTTCCCTGGCAGCCGTGCTGTCGGCCGCGACGTCCGGCCTTGCCGCCTACTTCGCGCGGCGCATCGTCGTGCCCGAACGCGCCGAGGAGCCATTGGAGATCCTGCACGTGTCGGGGTTCGACGGCGAAATGTCGATCCTCTTGGCGGCGGACGACGAAACGATGGTGCCCGGGCGGTACGGTCTCGTGTTCGATGGTGGCCGCGGCCATGCGCGAATCGGCGACATCCTGGAATACGACCCGCGCGCCGGCACCGTCTTGCGCAGCGTCCTGGGCGTGGACGCCGGCACGCTGCGCAAAGCGCGGCGCGGCCGGTGGTCCGCCGCCTACTATCGCAATCCCGACGCTGCGGGCGTGCCGAGCACCGAGATCACCATGCATTCGGACGCCGGGGAGCTTCCGGCCTGGTGCATCCCGGGAAATCCGAGTGCCGTCGAAGGATTCACCGACGTGTGGGCGATACTCATTCACGGACGGGGAGGAACCCGGGCGGCGGGTCTGAGCGCCGTCCGGCCCTTGCGCAGGCTCGGCATCACCAGCCTGGCCATCGCCTACCGTAATGACGCCGAAGTGCAGCCGCCCGACGACAGCCGGTACGGCTTGGGCGACACGGAATGGCTGGACGTGGATGCGGCGATCGAGTACGCGCTGGACCACGGAGCCCGCCGGATAGTGCTCTTCGGCTGGTCGATGGGGGGCGCCATCGCTTTCCAGTCGGCATCGCGGAGCCGGTTCAAGTCGGCGATCAGCGCGCTGGTCCTGGACGCCCCGGTCGTCGACTGGTTCGCCGTGTTGGACCGGCAGGCCAAGATCAACAAGTTGCCCACCCCGGTGGCCAGGCTGTCGCTGTCGATGATTTCTCGGCCCTGGGCCCGGTGGATCACGGGCCTCGAGACACCGCTCGATCTGCACCGGATGGACTGGGTGACGCGTGCGGCCGAGCTCGACAAGCCGGTGCTGCTCATCCATAGCGACGATGACGATTTCGTGCCGTCGCGGCCGTCGCACCTGCTGGCGCGGGCACGGTCCGACCTCGTGACGATGCCGGTCTATGACACGGCCCGTCACACCAAGGAATGGAACGTCGACCCTGAGCGGTGGGACGACGACGTCGCCCGGTTCCTCAGCGGCGTCCTGAGCCGTCCGGGCTCTCGGGGCGACTGA
- a CDS encoding dihydrofolate reductase family protein — protein MRQLMPPPDSPDTAVDDDRLAELYAAGTTEAARWLRVNMVSTLDGAAMGADGRSGSISSDSDKSVFQTLRAWSDVVLIGAETARVERYTRLSHEHGRADVRRPGGPLLAIVSATGRVDVDRLFSADGGQPLLLTCRTADPDAVREFSARAGDDAVLIAGDTAVDLPTAVDELTARGLTRILSEGGPHLLGGLLAADLVDELDLTIGLEARGGEAGRIVQGVRLDTRFAAHTLLGAGDSLIGRWLVSRPESPDGSGRR, from the coding sequence GTGCGCCAACTCATGCCGCCGCCCGACTCCCCCGACACCGCCGTGGACGACGACCGACTCGCGGAACTGTATGCGGCAGGCACTACCGAAGCGGCACGATGGCTGCGCGTCAATATGGTCTCCACTCTCGACGGCGCCGCCATGGGGGCCGACGGCCGGTCCGGCAGTATCTCATCGGACTCGGACAAGTCCGTATTCCAAACGCTTCGTGCCTGGTCGGACGTCGTCCTGATCGGCGCCGAGACGGCCCGCGTCGAGCGCTACACTCGGCTCTCGCACGAGCACGGCCGGGCCGATGTCCGTCGTCCCGGCGGCCCACTGCTGGCAATCGTCAGCGCAACCGGGCGCGTCGATGTCGACAGGCTGTTCTCGGCCGACGGCGGTCAGCCGCTGCTTCTCACGTGCCGCACGGCCGATCCGGACGCCGTCCGGGAATTCAGCGCCCGCGCCGGCGACGACGCCGTGCTCATAGCGGGCGACACGGCGGTCGATCTCCCGACAGCCGTCGACGAGTTGACGGCACGCGGTCTCACGCGGATACTTTCCGAAGGCGGGCCGCACCTGCTGGGCGGACTGCTCGCTGCCGATCTCGTTGACGAACTCGACCTGACAATCGGCTTGGAAGCGCGCGGCGGCGAGGCCGGACGGATCGTCCAAGGCGTGCGACTGGACACCCGGTTCGCTGCTCACACGCTCCTCGGAGCAGGCGATTCACTGATCGGCCGGTGGCTCGTCAGTCGCCCCGAGAGCCCGGACGGCTCAGGACGCCGCTGA
- a CDS encoding L,D-transpeptidase family protein, protein MRHAASVVRTCLTACAAVGMTAAALTGCGGTLTAATDRARDASPSRSSAEPGDPIPGPGQRSPGTRPTRHAIPGIGPHTMRQIPKRTTQVLVSATETKTGSRAHTTMYRLVADGTWKAVDDWPGHNGKNGWKKHRSVGDATTPIGVFGLTDAGGYLANPGTKLSYDRDPAYRSAAAATYGDSFKKVFNYLIAINFNRVAGSKPTDSRHPHGAARGGKIWLHVDHHSPTHGCITLPQSGMKFLLTHLDPKARPVIVTGPKPVISR, encoded by the coding sequence ATGCGTCACGCTGCCTCGGTCGTGCGGACCTGCCTCACTGCCTGCGCCGCGGTCGGGATGACCGCCGCGGCGCTGACCGGTTGCGGGGGCACCCTGACCGCCGCAACGGACCGCGCCCGCGACGCATCGCCGTCGCGCAGCTCGGCCGAGCCCGGCGATCCCATTCCGGGCCCGGGCCAGCGCTCGCCCGGAACGCGTCCGACCCGCCACGCCATCCCGGGGATCGGCCCGCACACCATGCGGCAGATCCCCAAACGGACGACGCAGGTCCTCGTGTCCGCGACCGAGACGAAGACGGGGAGCCGCGCCCACACCACCATGTACCGGTTGGTCGCCGACGGTACATGGAAGGCCGTCGATGATTGGCCCGGACACAACGGCAAGAACGGCTGGAAGAAGCACCGCTCGGTCGGGGACGCCACAACCCCGATCGGCGTGTTCGGACTGACCGACGCCGGCGGGTACCTGGCGAATCCGGGAACCAAGCTGTCGTACGACCGCGACCCGGCGTACCGAAGCGCTGCGGCAGCAACCTACGGCGACTCCTTCAAAAAAGTATTCAATTACTTGATAGCCATCAATTTCAACCGCGTGGCCGGATCGAAACCGACGGATAGTCGGCATCCGCACGGAGCAGCCCGCGGCGGCAAGATCTGGCTGCACGTCGACCACCACAGCCCGACGCACGGATGCATCACGCTGCCCCAGTCCGGCATGAAATTCCTGCTGACCCACCTCGACCCCAAGGCGCGACCGGTCATCGTCACCGGGCCGAAACCCGTCATCTCGCGTTAG
- a CDS encoding SufE family protein, giving the protein MRTDLPFALGEIVDDFQAVSARDRLQMLLEFSQELPDLPARLTDHPELLERVEECQSPLFLKVEVDDTPSDPDERAVHLFFHAPAESPTTKGFAGILAEGLDGATVDTIMNVPADLPGRFGLTDAVSPLRMRGMGAMLARIKHQIAALTAPAHSRPN; this is encoded by the coding sequence ATGAGAACCGATTTACCTTTCGCGTTGGGCGAGATAGTCGATGACTTCCAGGCGGTCTCCGCACGGGACCGGCTGCAAATGCTGCTCGAATTCTCGCAGGAACTTCCCGACCTTCCGGCACGTCTGACCGACCATCCGGAACTCCTGGAACGGGTCGAAGAATGCCAGTCGCCGCTGTTCTTGAAGGTCGAAGTGGATGACACGCCGTCGGACCCGGACGAGCGCGCCGTGCACCTGTTCTTCCACGCTCCGGCCGAATCGCCCACGACCAAGGGCTTCGCCGGCATCTTGGCGGAAGGCCTGGACGGCGCAACTGTGGACACGATCATGAATGTTCCGGCGGATCTGCCCGGCCGGTTCGGCCTGACCGACGCAGTGTCGCCGTTGCGCATGCGCGGGATGGGCGCCATGCTGGCGCGCATCAAGCACCAGATCGCCGCGTTGACCGCCCCGGCGCACAGCCGGCCGAACTGA
- a CDS encoding sulfurtransferase, producing the protein MTVEKETNPQFSEYAHPERLVSTDWLAEHLGDDGLAVVESDEDVLLYETGHIPGSVKVDWHTELNDQVTRDYLNGEGFARLMSAKGIDRDDTIVVYGDKSNWWAAYALWVFSLFGHEDVRLLDGGRAAWMAEGRPMTTEQPERTPSNYPVVERRDDELRAYRDDVARHIGRGPLVDVRSPQEYTGERISAPDYPEEGALRGGHIPTAVSVPWGRAAADDGRFKSRRELSDIYEGEVGLSGDDDIVAYCRIGERSSHTWFVLHHLLGMPTVRNYDGSWSEWGSLVRAPITRGDDPGTV; encoded by the coding sequence ATGACAGTTGAAAAAGAGACCAACCCGCAGTTCAGCGAATACGCCCATCCCGAGCGCCTCGTTTCGACGGACTGGCTGGCCGAGCACCTGGGCGACGACGGACTCGCCGTCGTCGAATCCGACGAGGACGTGCTGTTGTACGAAACCGGGCATATTCCCGGATCGGTGAAAGTCGACTGGCATACGGAACTCAACGACCAGGTCACGCGCGACTACCTGAACGGCGAAGGATTTGCCCGCTTGATGTCCGCGAAGGGAATCGACCGCGACGACACCATAGTCGTCTACGGCGACAAAAGTAACTGGTGGGCCGCGTACGCGCTCTGGGTGTTCTCGCTGTTCGGCCACGAGGACGTCCGGCTTCTCGACGGCGGGCGTGCCGCCTGGATGGCCGAAGGCCGCCCCATGACCACCGAACAGCCCGAGCGGACTCCGTCCAATTACCCGGTGGTGGAACGCCGCGACGACGAGTTGCGTGCCTATCGCGACGACGTGGCCCGCCACATCGGCCGCGGACCGCTCGTTGACGTTCGCTCACCCCAGGAATACACCGGGGAGCGCATCTCGGCACCGGATTACCCCGAAGAAGGCGCGCTGCGCGGCGGTCACATCCCGACGGCAGTGAGCGTGCCGTGGGGCCGCGCCGCCGCCGACGACGGCAGGTTCAAATCCCGCCGCGAGCTTTCCGATATCTACGAGGGCGAAGTCGGCCTCTCCGGCGACGACGACATAGTGGCCTACTGCCGGATCGGCGAACGGTCTTCCCACACGTGGTTCGTCCTGCACCATCTGCTCGGTATGCCGACGGTGCGCAACTACGATGGGTCCTGGTCCGAATGGGGTTCGCTGGTCCGCGCACCGATCACGCGCGGCGACGACCCCGGAACCGTTTAG
- a CDS encoding HIT family protein, which yields MTDGCLFCDIAAGTIPSRPVATTETTYAFMDIHPASDGHLLVVPRRHSTDLRDIEPQDLTDVTLEAQRIARAMFDAWDVDGVNLLNCCGEDAWQSVFHFHLHVIPRYRDKGKDRLVLPFEPNVPGDPDVMNDLSRSLSDALKSA from the coding sequence ATGACTGATGGATGCTTGTTCTGCGATATCGCGGCCGGAACCATTCCGAGCCGGCCGGTGGCGACTACCGAGACGACGTACGCGTTCATGGATATCCATCCGGCTTCGGATGGTCACTTGCTCGTCGTCCCGCGCCGCCACAGCACCGATCTGCGCGATATTGAGCCGCAGGATCTGACCGACGTGACCTTGGAAGCGCAGCGGATCGCGCGTGCCATGTTCGATGCGTGGGACGTCGATGGGGTCAACCTGCTCAACTGCTGCGGGGAGGATGCCTGGCAAAGCGTGTTTCATTTCCACCTGCATGTGATCCCGCGGTACCGGGACAAGGGCAAGGACCGTCTCGTGCTTCCGTTTGAGCCGAACGTCCCGGGCGATCCCGACGTGATGAACGACCTGAGCCGGTCGCTTTCGGACGCCCTGAAGTCCGCCTGA
- a CDS encoding ABC transporter ATP-binding protein, with amino-acid sequence MSSAAALRARGIGRVFTSAGGVVHACNAVDFDLFPAELVVVRGPSGAGKTTLLNLLAGLDTPTAGEVWIGDRKITDMAENMAVEMRRSLIGYVFQSFGLLPMLSATENVEVPLRLLRVNPSERTVRVAEMLARVGLSEHAEQRPAELSGGQQQRVGIARALVNRPRVLFADEPTGQLDSASASTIMNLIGTLVRADGISAVIATHDPLLVARADRVFDIHDGRLSEHRRGGRHAVQ; translated from the coding sequence ATGAGCAGTGCGGCGGCGCTACGGGCACGCGGCATCGGTCGGGTCTTCACATCGGCCGGGGGCGTCGTTCACGCATGCAATGCAGTGGACTTCGATTTGTTCCCCGCCGAACTTGTCGTCGTCCGCGGACCGTCGGGCGCCGGCAAAACGACGCTACTCAACCTACTCGCGGGGCTGGACACGCCGACAGCCGGCGAAGTGTGGATCGGTGACCGGAAGATTACGGACATGGCCGAGAATATGGCTGTGGAAATGCGACGCTCGTTGATCGGGTACGTGTTCCAGTCTTTCGGCTTGTTGCCGATGCTCTCCGCAACGGAGAACGTCGAGGTTCCGCTACGTCTACTACGCGTGAACCCGTCCGAGCGCACCGTCCGCGTCGCCGAGATGCTGGCTCGCGTCGGCCTGAGTGAGCATGCCGAACAGCGCCCGGCCGAGCTCTCCGGCGGTCAGCAACAACGCGTCGGCATTGCTCGCGCCCTGGTGAACAGGCCGCGGGTGCTGTTCGCGGACGAACCGACCGGCCAACTCGACAGTGCGAGCGCATCGACCATCATGAACTTGATCGGTACTCTCGTACGGGCCGACGGCATCTCCGCGGTTATTGCCACCCATGATCCGCTGCTTGTAGCGCGTGCCGACCGCGTGTTCGACATCCACGACGGACGATTGAGCGAACATCGACGGGGCGGCCGCCACGCCGTCCAATAG
- a CDS encoding ABC transporter ATP-binding protein, translated as METAQADVECHDLVRIYATKGIEVQALQGLNLHMARGEMTALVGASGSGKSTLLNILSGIDTPTAGTAQVAGVELTNLRRGRRVAYQRHSVGFVWQQTSRNLLPFLTAEENVTLPLALSGAKNRRARARELLDLLGTSDLAARRPAELSGGQQQRVAVAVAIANSPRVLLADEPTGELDEDTSADVLNAIREVNEHTGITTLIVTHDPTVSEHVRRTVQIRDGRTSTEVLRRTERGEGGNEEMFSEEFAVLDKAGRLQLPEEFITTLNMRERVRLALEADHVGVFPSAPTSLDGEPHEHRVTDSPVDPEENE; from the coding sequence GTGGAGACGGCACAAGCCGACGTCGAATGTCACGACCTCGTGCGAATTTACGCGACGAAAGGGATCGAGGTTCAAGCGCTGCAGGGGTTGAACCTGCATATGGCACGGGGCGAAATGACGGCGCTCGTCGGGGCTTCGGGGTCTGGAAAGTCGACGCTGCTGAACATCCTTTCCGGAATCGACACGCCAACTGCCGGCACCGCTCAGGTCGCAGGCGTCGAATTGACCAACCTACGCCGCGGACGGCGAGTAGCGTACCAACGTCACTCGGTCGGCTTCGTCTGGCAGCAAACAAGTCGGAATCTTCTCCCCTTTCTCACCGCAGAGGAAAACGTCACGCTGCCGCTGGCGCTCAGCGGCGCCAAAAATCGCCGAGCACGGGCCCGCGAACTACTCGACCTGCTCGGTACTTCCGATTTGGCCGCGCGGCGTCCCGCCGAGCTCTCCGGCGGTCAACAGCAACGCGTCGCAGTCGCCGTCGCCATCGCCAATTCGCCGCGCGTCCTGCTTGCCGACGAGCCTACCGGCGAACTTGACGAGGACACGTCCGCAGACGTGCTCAACGCAATTCGCGAGGTCAACGAACACACGGGCATCACCACGCTCATCGTCACCCACGATCCGACGGTCTCTGAGCACGTCCGGCGGACCGTACAGATCCGTGACGGTCGGACGTCGACCGAGGTACTTCGCCGCACCGAACGCGGCGAAGGCGGCAACGAAGAAATGTTCTCCGAGGAATTCGCCGTGCTGGACAAGGCCGGACGGCTACAGCTCCCCGAGGAATTCATCACGACGCTGAATATGCGCGAACGCGTCAGATTGGCGCTCGAAGCCGACCACGTCGGAGTGTTTCCGAGCGCCCCGACGTCACTCGATGGTGAGCCGCACGAACACCGCGTCACCGATAGCCCGGTCGATCCGGAGGAGAACGAATGA
- a CDS encoding FtsX-like permease family protein, whose amino-acid sequence MARKSRTGLPGLLLRQAGSARGASAVVVIIVLVVSALLAAWPRAVDHMFSAELRHDVDNVSPNLRNIEVTTTGTAMQPGQSSNPDRYGWNAATDDVWGTTADQMAHIKRSAPLPLRRMLAAPTYVASTNDYEISPSAMHADLSVRFNAVPDIRSRVHIVHGRRPKSYDGALTDSRPAPIEVMLSTTTAKKMGWKIGRQRTTRTNTVSGIGQLVVRLVGEFRAVDPGADFWAANSGKLYPNIREPANGPKTVEGAAFINPAGWGAFTDYGAGLTLRAQIPLKTGSLQISDAHTIAAQLRSFTSQTFQYPAVSQYRSPTGRSLSTGVIETIDAVTARAASTNKVLALLASAPVGVALAVLALASRIFINRRRHALTLIAARGASSLQRRVPIALEGLALGVPAAILAVGGAYLLIPAHTTVMSLLLPLLAGVLPGMFFAWTAGADPTRPQRSDLQLGSPSHLRWIVEMLVLVATAASVYLVSRQGAAGGAAARIDPLIAVTPLLLALSVCVVALRLFPIPMLMVTRGLGRGRGLIGFLGSARSVRERHAGFIPALVLIVGFGTAAFSGIMLSTVQDGIADAAQQRVGADVQVNGPVFSRKKLAAIRKIRAVDVAAAVSDQGLVTIWAPNNSALETGNVRLFVADLADLADVQQSLPGGIREPRQTSVGAGRQIPVIAGTGVSTKQTHVALSPEHSVAFDYVQVQPHAFGITAGDNWILMDSAAYAKVMGLHNLFPTTLLASTGPGVSDRVAARQLRAVVGSDASYATRESEAASINSQPSTRALQVGLAISLVLSAALAAAATAMMLIVAAPARDRLVAILRSYGVSRRQSGLLVLWEIGPVIVTAAIAGTLLGWLLPLLTTAVVDFRPFTGGQAVPTPSVDPLIMSGSFAVFIGIVTIGVTMAIRIASRVSPAAVLRANEER is encoded by the coding sequence ATGGCGCGTAAATCGCGCACCGGCCTACCCGGTCTCCTGCTGAGACAAGCCGGATCGGCGCGAGGGGCCTCTGCGGTCGTCGTCATCATCGTTCTCGTCGTCTCGGCCTTGTTGGCTGCATGGCCGCGAGCCGTCGACCACATGTTCTCGGCCGAATTGCGACACGACGTCGACAACGTCTCGCCGAACCTCCGCAATATCGAAGTCACCACCACCGGCACGGCAATGCAACCCGGGCAATCGTCAAATCCCGACCGGTACGGGTGGAACGCAGCAACCGATGACGTCTGGGGCACCACCGCCGATCAGATGGCGCACATCAAGCGTTCCGCTCCCCTTCCGCTACGTCGGATGCTTGCCGCACCCACGTATGTCGCCTCCACCAATGATTACGAGATCAGCCCATCGGCGATGCATGCTGATCTGTCGGTTCGGTTCAACGCGGTTCCGGACATTCGCTCGAGAGTACACATCGTGCATGGACGACGGCCGAAATCCTATGACGGTGCACTGACCGACTCTCGCCCCGCGCCCATCGAAGTCATGTTATCGACGACAACAGCCAAAAAGATGGGGTGGAAGATCGGCCGGCAGCGGACGACCCGCACGAACACCGTGTCCGGCATCGGTCAGCTAGTCGTGCGACTCGTCGGCGAATTCCGAGCCGTCGATCCGGGAGCCGACTTCTGGGCGGCAAACTCCGGCAAACTGTATCCGAACATTCGAGAGCCGGCGAACGGTCCGAAGACCGTCGAGGGGGCGGCATTCATCAACCCCGCGGGATGGGGCGCGTTCACCGACTACGGGGCGGGGCTGACACTCCGCGCCCAAATCCCGCTGAAAACCGGATCTCTGCAGATTTCCGACGCACACACGATCGCAGCACAGTTGCGTTCATTCACGTCGCAGACCTTTCAGTACCCGGCGGTGAGCCAGTACCGGTCACCGACGGGGCGATCACTGTCAACTGGCGTCATCGAGACAATCGACGCCGTCACCGCCCGCGCCGCATCGACGAACAAAGTGCTGGCTTTGCTCGCTTCGGCACCGGTCGGGGTGGCCCTCGCCGTCCTCGCTCTGGCGTCAAGGATTTTCATCAACCGTCGTCGGCATGCGCTGACGTTGATTGCCGCACGCGGCGCCAGCAGCCTGCAACGCCGAGTGCCGATAGCGCTCGAGGGGCTGGCACTCGGCGTTCCGGCAGCAATCCTCGCCGTCGGAGGAGCGTACCTGCTGATCCCCGCACACACGACCGTCATGTCGCTGCTGCTTCCTCTCCTGGCCGGCGTGTTGCCGGGAATGTTCTTTGCCTGGACGGCGGGCGCCGACCCGACTCGTCCGCAACGATCCGACCTGCAGCTCGGCTCGCCCAGTCACTTGAGATGGATCGTCGAAATGCTCGTACTGGTCGCGACGGCCGCCTCTGTCTATCTCGTGTCGCGGCAGGGCGCGGCGGGTGGCGCGGCCGCGCGAATCGACCCACTCATCGCCGTCACCCCGTTGCTTCTGGCGCTCTCCGTGTGCGTCGTCGCTCTTCGACTCTTCCCCATCCCGATGCTGATGGTCACGAGGGGGCTGGGGCGAGGCCGCGGCTTAATCGGTTTCCTGGGCTCCGCGCGGTCAGTCCGTGAACGTCACGCGGGTTTCATTCCGGCGCTCGTCCTCATCGTCGGATTCGGCACCGCCGCGTTCTCGGGCATTATGCTCTCAACGGTTCAGGACGGCATCGCCGACGCCGCCCAACAGCGCGTCGGGGCAGACGTGCAAGTCAACGGACCGGTCTTCAGCCGGAAAAAGCTCGCCGCAATTCGAAAAATACGTGCCGTGGACGTCGCCGCTGCGGTGTCGGACCAGGGTCTTGTGACCATCTGGGCCCCCAACAATTCCGCGCTTGAAACCGGTAACGTTCGACTGTTCGTCGCCGATCTCGCCGATCTGGCCGACGTGCAACAATCCTTGCCGGGCGGTATCCGTGAACCCCGACAGACATCCGTCGGGGCCGGCCGGCAGATACCGGTGATAGCCGGAACCGGCGTCAGCACCAAACAGACGCATGTCGCACTCAGCCCCGAACACAGCGTCGCCTTCGACTACGTGCAGGTGCAACCCCACGCTTTCGGCATCACCGCGGGCGATAACTGGATCCTGATGGACTCCGCGGCGTATGCGAAAGTCATGGGCCTGCACAACCTCTTTCCGACTACGCTGCTGGCCTCGACCGGACCCGGAGTCTCGGACCGTGTAGCGGCACGGCAGCTTCGCGCCGTCGTCGGATCGGACGCCAGCTATGCGACCCGAGAGTCCGAAGCAGCATCGATCAACAGCCAACCGTCGACTCGAGCGCTGCAGGTCGGTTTGGCGATCTCCCTGGTTCTGTCGGCGGCCTTGGCGGCGGCAGCCACTGCGATGATGCTCATCGTCGCGGCGCCCGCTCGGGACCGGCTTGTCGCAATTCTCCGTTCGTACGGCGTCAGCCGACGGCAAAGCGGCCTACTCGTCCTGTGGGAGATCGGGCCGGTCATTGTCACGGCGGCGATCGCCGGAACTCTTCTCGGTTGGCTTCTTCCGCTACTGACGACCGCCGTCGTCGACTTCCGGCCGTTTACGGGCGGCCAGGCAGTTCCCACGCCGAGCGTCGACCCGCTGATCATGAGCGGTTCCTTTGCCGTATTCATCGGAATCGTGACTATCGGCGTTACCATGGCCATCCGCATCGCGAGCCGGGTCTCGCCGGCGGCTGTACTGAGAGCCAACGAGGAAAGGTGA